Proteins from a single region of Desulfobacter postgatei 2ac9:
- a CDS encoding iron-sulfur cluster assembly scaffold protein gives MESQDFWNVHSLTLIEMAYESSSRERIDNPDGYGTRTGVCGDTVEFFIMVDDNNCLSSISFDFNGCVYTAACCNTVVHLAQGHSVDNVWNITDDMVKAYLQTLPEDHYHCAELCVGAFYLALTDYQNKRSMKKSCKQV, from the coding sequence ATGGAAAGCCAGGATTTTTGGAACGTTCACTCTCTTACATTAATTGAAATGGCCTACGAATCAAGTTCCAGAGAGCGGATTGACAATCCGGATGGATATGGAACCCGGACTGGGGTATGTGGAGACACTGTAGAGTTCTTTATCATGGTTGACGACAATAATTGCCTTAGTTCTATTTCCTTTGACTTCAACGGCTGCGTATATACGGCAGCATGTTGCAATACAGTGGTACACCTGGCCCAGGGGCATTCCGTTGATAATGTTTGGAATATTACTGACGATATGGTGAAAGCCTATCTTCAGACCTTGCCTGAAGACCATTATCATTGCGCCGAACTTTGTGTTGGTGCTTTTTATCTGGCATTGACCGACTACCAGAATAAAAGATCAATGAAAAAAAGTTGTAAACAGGTTTAA
- a CDS encoding hydroxyacylglutathione hydrolase family protein has translation MDIQQFKYGADNLGYLIYSEKFCIAIDPGAPDDMAKFAIEKNIPIDIVTNTHNHADHTKGNSALLKKTNARFIDCTTLSQGQVLDLKDATGLEVMLTPGHTMDSLCFKGDGFIVTGDTLFNATVGNCFSGDLESFFNSLKQLMALPGNTLVYAGHDYVLQSLKYAKIIEPNNPNLNGYAAAYNPDHVVSRLSEELKVNPYLRFNTSSMIERLKEKNLPRETQFQRFSSVMEVF, from the coding sequence TTGGATATTCAACAGTTTAAATACGGTGCAGACAATCTGGGTTACCTGATTTACAGCGAAAAATTCTGCATTGCCATCGACCCTGGGGCCCCGGATGACATGGCAAAATTTGCCATAGAAAAAAACATTCCCATTGACATTGTCACCAATACCCACAACCATGCCGACCACACTAAGGGAAACAGTGCCCTTTTAAAGAAAACTAACGCGCGTTTTATTGACTGTACAACGCTTTCACAGGGACAGGTTCTTGACCTTAAAGATGCAACCGGACTTGAGGTCATGCTGACCCCCGGGCATACCATGGATTCCCTTTGTTTCAAAGGAGATGGGTTTATTGTAACCGGTGATACGTTATTCAACGCCACGGTCGGCAATTGTTTTTCAGGGGATCTTGAATCTTTTTTTAATTCTTTAAAGCAGTTGATGGCCCTGCCCGGCAATACTCTGGTTTATGCCGGACACGATTATGTTCTTCAGTCTTTAAAGTATGCCAAAATTATTGAACCGAATAACCCGAATTTGAACGGGTATGCGGCTGCATATAATCCGGATCATGTTGTTTCCCGTCTGTCTGAAGAACTTAAGGTAAACCCCTATCTGCGTTTTAATACCTCATCCATGATTGAACGGCTTAAAGAAAAAAATTTGCCAAGAGAAACTCAATTCCAAAGATTTTCTTCTGTTATGGAAGTATTCTAA
- the speD gene encoding adenosylmethionine decarboxylase, which yields MLDKNKKPTACHSDPGFALGRHITIEYYDCASDVLLDKNGVESILLRAARESGAKIVSSSFHQFEPQGVSGVVIIAESHFTVHAWPEHNYAAVDIFTCADNIDLDTAIHSIKVQFSSQRFFISSDQNRGILQPMLGSCMANSDEKVMDRRTLPMAWKKVCENTNPWGMSTSVDVYDCSSDMIKDPDCIKKIVSRLCEKLGIVDTENISSVHYDETETAAGFSMTRSIQTSGISGYFAHATHTAYLDIFSCNTYEPRELAEFALSYFGGSHYKMRVALRQ from the coding sequence TTGCTTGATAAAAATAAAAAGCCGACAGCCTGTCATTCTGATCCGGGTTTTGCTCTGGGGCGACATATTACCATTGAATATTACGATTGCGCATCCGACGTCCTGCTTGACAAGAACGGGGTAGAATCAATCCTGCTTAGGGCTGCCCGGGAAAGCGGGGCAAAAATTGTCAGCAGTTCCTTTCATCAGTTTGAACCCCAGGGAGTCTCCGGGGTCGTGATTATTGCAGAATCTCATTTTACGGTTCATGCCTGGCCTGAGCATAATTATGCAGCAGTAGATATTTTTACATGTGCTGATAATATTGATCTGGATACAGCCATTCATTCCATCAAAGTACAATTTTCATCCCAGCGGTTCTTTATCTCTTCGGATCAAAACAGGGGGATACTGCAGCCTATGCTCGGAAGCTGTATGGCAAACAGTGATGAAAAGGTGATGGATAGGAGAACACTTCCCATGGCCTGGAAAAAAGTGTGTGAAAACACAAATCCCTGGGGAATGTCCACATCCGTTGATGTATATGACTGCAGTTCTGATATGATAAAAGATCCGGACTGTATAAAAAAAATTGTCAGCAGGCTGTGTGAAAAGCTTGGTATTGTTGACACGGAAAATATATCTTCGGTTCATTATGATGAAACCGAAACGGCTGCCGGTTTCTCCATGACACGATCCATTCAAACCTCCGGGATATCGGGGTATTTTGCCCATGCAACCCATACCGCATATCTGGATATTTTTTCCTGTAATACATATGAGCCCCGTGAATTGGCAGAATTTGCTCTGTCATATTTTGGGGGTAGCCACTACAAGATGCGGGTGGCTTTAAGACAATAG
- the speE gene encoding spermidine synthase produces the protein MTNSGNIHKGWFSEICPMWEGIAVSLKVEKLLYSKKSRFQQIDLYQTRSHGRMLVLDGIIQLTEQDEFSYHEMMAHLPLLSHPNPEHVLVVGGGDGGVLREINRHDDVRFIDFCEIDQEVVNVSKQFLPSIACGFNDPRVTVHIRDGAAFVRECSGCYDVIIVDSSDPVGPGEILFKSQFYRDLKHALKPGGLIATQGENFFLHPDWVEKLMGVTRSLFPIYAYANIIVPTYTGGHIGICMGSLGPKLTAPARPVPQMLQSQLKYYSPEVHRAAFVLPYFAEKILKDKGV, from the coding sequence ATGACAAATTCAGGCAATATACATAAAGGCTGGTTTTCAGAAATTTGCCCCATGTGGGAGGGCATTGCCGTTTCCTTGAAGGTGGAAAAGCTTCTTTACAGTAAAAAAAGCAGGTTTCAGCAAATTGACCTTTATCAGACCCGTTCCCACGGCCGGATGCTGGTGCTTGACGGTATTATTCAGTTAACGGAACAAGATGAGTTCAGTTACCATGAAATGATGGCGCACCTGCCGCTGTTATCCCACCCAAACCCTGAACATGTGCTTGTTGTCGGTGGGGGAGACGGCGGTGTTTTGCGTGAGATTAATCGTCATGATGATGTCCGCTTTATTGATTTTTGTGAAATTGATCAAGAGGTTGTTAATGTTTCAAAACAATTTCTGCCATCCATAGCTTGTGGATTTAACGACCCCAGGGTTACTGTTCATATAAGAGACGGGGCCGCCTTTGTCCGGGAATGCTCTGGTTGTTATGATGTCATTATTGTTGATTCCTCGGACCCGGTTGGCCCTGGAGAAATTTTGTTTAAAAGTCAGTTCTACCGGGATTTAAAGCATGCGCTTAAGCCCGGTGGTCTGATTGCCACCCAGGGCGAAAACTTTTTCCTTCATCCGGACTGGGTTGAAAAACTGATGGGTGTTACAAGATCTTTGTTTCCCATATATGCCTATGCAAACATTATTGTCCCCACATATACCGGCGGTCACATCGGTATATGCATGGGATCTTTGGGCCCTAAACTTACGGCACCGGCACGTCCAGTGCCCCAAATGCTTCAATCTCAACTTAAATACTATAGCCCGGAGGTGCACCGTGCGGCCTTTGTGCTTCCCTATTTTGCAGAAAAAATACTGAAAGACAAAGGTGTATGA
- a CDS encoding GNAT family N-acetyltransferase has translation MRTEKLDGLEIKFVRTVPVDQLGAIYKDAGWWQDNYKISDEFLRRIPEQSALFAGAFLEKKIIGMGRALSDLCSDAYIQDIAVLSAYRKFGIGTLIVTFLIQELKRRGVDWIGLIGEPGTRSFYEKIGFRQMKDHIPFKLE, from the coding sequence ATGAGGACAGAAAAGCTTGATGGGCTTGAGATAAAATTTGTGCGCACGGTGCCTGTGGATCAGCTTGGAGCCATCTACAAGGATGCCGGATGGTGGCAGGATAATTATAAAATATCAGACGAATTTTTGCGCCGAATTCCTGAACAATCGGCATTGTTTGCAGGAGCCTTTTTGGAAAAAAAAATAATTGGAATGGGAAGAGCCCTTTCCGATCTTTGTAGTGATGCTTATATTCAGGATATAGCTGTATTGTCAGCCTACCGGAAATTTGGCATCGGTACCCTGATTGTCACTTTTCTGATCCAGGAACTTAAAAGAAGGGGAGTGGACTGGATTGGATTGATCGGTGAGCCGGGAACTCGTTCATTTTATGAAAAAATCGGGTTCAGGCAGATGAAGGATCACATCCCCTTTAAACTTGAATAA
- a CDS encoding DUF2156 domain-containing protein, with protein MICHNHSETCNTPPIISNSADDLQTEPNILKPGKFDLETRPLILDFLGHYPPCSCEYSYVNLFCWQNLYRYSWFFYKENLVIHDDRSRALFMPIGEDLKPEELFDLSKKAIAAGLSGDIGLVPESYVDIWQDLDRYFSITSDRDAADYVYLTQELAELKGNKLHKKKNLIAQFTRMYPDYSIVPMNEGNCKEVMRFEKRLLEGTPSVSNSLVEESEAIAMAFSHWKDLGLNGLILMVKDEIVAFAVFSPLSPDTWDVHFEKSDVTFKGAAQMINSETAKFLEGTARYINREQDLGIPGLRQAKLSYVPHALIEPYFLVPKLNLRFH; from the coding sequence ATGATATGTCATAACCATTCGGAAACCTGCAATACGCCACCAATCATCAGCAACAGTGCGGATGATCTGCAGACTGAACCAAATATACTTAAGCCCGGGAAATTTGATCTGGAGACCCGTCCCCTGATCCTTGATTTCCTGGGCCATTACCCGCCCTGCTCATGTGAGTACAGCTATGTTAATCTTTTTTGTTGGCAGAACCTGTACCGGTATTCATGGTTTTTTTATAAGGAAAACCTGGTGATTCATGACGATCGCAGCCGGGCCCTGTTCATGCCCATCGGAGAGGATTTGAAACCTGAAGAATTGTTTGATCTTTCAAAAAAGGCCATTGCCGCAGGACTGTCCGGAGACATCGGGCTGGTGCCTGAATCTTACGTGGATATATGGCAGGATCTGGATCGTTATTTCAGTATTACCTCTGACCGGGATGCGGCAGATTATGTTTACCTGACACAGGAGTTGGCAGAGTTAAAGGGCAATAAACTGCATAAGAAAAAAAATCTTATTGCCCAGTTTACGCGCATGTATCCAGATTACTCCATAGTCCCTATGAATGAGGGTAATTGCAAAGAGGTGATGCGTTTTGAAAAGCGTTTGCTTGAAGGCACGCCTTCAGTATCCAACTCCCTGGTGGAAGAGTCCGAAGCAATTGCCATGGCCTTCTCCCATTGGAAAGATTTGGGTTTAAACGGATTGATACTGATGGTAAAGGATGAAATTGTAGCGTTTGCTGTTTTCAGTCCCCTCTCCCCTGACACCTGGGATGTTCACTTTGAAAAATCAGATGTGACTTTCAAGGGTGCCGCCCAGATGATCAATAGTGAGACTGCTAAATTTCTGGAAGGGACTGCACGATATATCAATCGGGAACAGGATCTTGGAATACCGGGATTACGCCAGGCAAAACTGTCATATGTTCCCCATGCGTTGATTGAACCCTATTTTCTAGTGCCTAAACTGAATTTAAGATTCCATTAG
- a CDS encoding C40 family peptidase produces the protein MPKFTSLIRTIAILFLAVLICFGCGKLKKGGRTNQSGLPRQSDDPEYNRSGPLSDTRQSIVQAAMTAVGTPYRWGGVSPKGFDCSGLVVYTHAKIGIHVPRTASAQFKNCTSVSRQNIKPADLVFFSVPRRRGDVHVGIYIGKGQFIHAPGRGRKVKRVSLDNIYFKHHLIKAGNFFKQDEG, from the coding sequence GTGCCAAAGTTTACTTCCCTAATCCGCACCATTGCGATCCTTTTTCTGGCCGTGCTGATCTGCTTTGGCTGCGGCAAACTTAAAAAAGGAGGCCGGACGAATCAGTCTGGCCTCCCAAGGCAATCTGATGACCCCGAATATAACAGATCCGGCCCCCTGTCTGACACCCGTCAGAGTATTGTCCAGGCAGCCATGACTGCCGTGGGTACGCCCTATCGCTGGGGCGGCGTTTCTCCAAAGGGTTTTGACTGCTCTGGGTTAGTGGTATATACCCACGCCAAAATCGGGATTCATGTACCAAGAACAGCCAGTGCCCAGTTCAAAAACTGCACATCAGTATCTCGGCAAAATATCAAACCGGCAGATCTGGTTTTTTTTTCAGTACCCAGAAGACGGGGAGATGTTCACGTAGGCATTTACATCGGCAAAGGTCAGTTTATACATGCACCGGGCAGGGGGCGCAAGGTGAAGCGCGTCTCATTGGACAATATTTACTTTAAACACCATCTCATTAAAGCCGGAAATTTTTTTAAACAAGATGAAGGATAA
- a CDS encoding flagellar basal body rod C-terminal domain-containing protein → MTVQNNGSALQAFSNQILVSSNNVANSLSDEFKADRAYNVEAKNGQVQTFISKTQVRATLAEDPLKNDGSLKELSNTNIAEEMIVQIQAQNGFDANAKMIQTYDETTGTLLDTIA, encoded by the coding sequence ATGACCGTCCAAAACAATGGTTCAGCTTTACAGGCTTTTTCAAACCAAATATTGGTTTCTTCAAATAATGTAGCCAACTCCCTGTCGGACGAGTTCAAGGCGGACAGAGCGTATAATGTTGAGGCAAAAAACGGACAGGTACAAACTTTCATCTCCAAAACCCAGGTAAGAGCAACTCTGGCTGAAGATCCTCTCAAAAATGACGGTTCGTTAAAGGAATTATCCAATACGAACATTGCAGAGGAAATGATTGTACAGATTCAAGCCCAGAATGGGTTTGATGCTAACGCCAAAATGATTCAGACCTATGATGAAACAACCGGAACCCTACTGGACACGATCGCATAA
- a CDS encoding putative metalloprotease CJM1_0395 family protein, producing MDVQAAGINSYYTYQSALERGSALRSSSPRSESQAQDTDISEAGSLSDGEEQVGSVSQTQTDEAAQKKSQPSEADAESRLTLDEKLLIEKLEKVDAEVRAHEMAHIAAGGEYITSGATFSYQQGPDGKKYAVGGEVSIDTASEPGDPEATLQKMRRVRAAALAPAQPSSQDLKVASNAASQAAKAMAEITQLIANGQAGQMETAVSGYTRQQVSDAYAKTGSMSDQNRPNQDTQNSFHIAV from the coding sequence ATGGATGTTCAGGCTGCAGGAATAAACAGCTATTATACATATCAATCTGCCCTTGAACGGGGATCTGCCCTGAGATCTTCGTCCCCCAGGTCCGAATCCCAGGCACAGGATACGGATATCAGCGAAGCAGGATCCCTGTCCGACGGTGAGGAACAAGTTGGTTCGGTTTCTCAGACCCAGACAGATGAAGCCGCCCAGAAAAAAAGTCAGCCGTCAGAGGCAGATGCAGAGTCGCGGCTTACCTTGGACGAAAAACTACTCATCGAAAAACTTGAAAAAGTTGACGCTGAAGTTCGGGCTCACGAAATGGCCCATATTGCCGCCGGAGGAGAATATATCACCTCTGGTGCCACCTTTTCCTACCAGCAGGGCCCTGACGGAAAAAAGTATGCGGTAGGCGGAGAGGTCAGTATTGACACAGCTTCCGAACCTGGGGACCCCGAGGCAACATTACAGAAAATGCGGCGGGTGCGTGCCGCAGCGTTAGCCCCTGCCCAACCATCCTCCCAGGATTTAAAAGTAGCATCCAACGCTGCATCCCAGGCGGCAAAAGCCATGGCTGAAATCACACAGCTTATAGCAAATGGGCAAGCCGGACAGATGGAAACAGCAGTGTCCGGCTATACACGGCAGCAGGTTTCCGATGCGTATGCCAAAACAGGCAGCATGTCTGACCAGAATAGACCCAATCAAGATACCCAAAATTCATTTCATATCGCTGTCTGA
- the hisB gene encoding imidazoleglycerol-phosphate dehydratase HisB produces MNRQSEVSRQTKETRINIRLNLDGQGKAEISTGIPFFDHMLTAFTVHGFFDLLISATGDLEVDFHHTVEDTGLVLGQAIQQALSEKGGIHRFGDASVPMDESLSRVTIDLSNRPYLVYNIPNDLKSRGNFDAYLAREFFQAVCVKGGFNLHINALYGENEHHVLESIFKAFGRSLHTATRPISHISGALSTKGCL; encoded by the coding sequence ATGAATCGACAATCTGAGGTGTCAAGGCAGACTAAGGAAACCCGGATAAATATCCGGCTGAATCTGGATGGACAGGGAAAAGCTGAGATTAGTACAGGCATTCCTTTTTTTGATCACATGCTTACAGCATTTACAGTGCATGGTTTTTTTGACCTTCTGATTTCAGCCACAGGCGATCTTGAGGTAGATTTTCATCATACCGTAGAAGATACGGGCCTTGTTCTAGGGCAGGCGATCCAGCAGGCATTGTCTGAAAAAGGAGGCATCCATCGGTTTGGTGATGCAAGTGTTCCCATGGATGAATCTCTGTCCCGGGTAACCATTGATTTGTCCAACCGGCCTTATCTTGTTTACAATATTCCCAACGATTTGAAATCCCGGGGGAATTTTGATGCGTATCTTGCCAGGGAGTTCTTCCAGGCAGTCTGTGTCAAAGGCGGATTTAATCTGCATATTAATGCCCTTTACGGTGAAAATGAACACCACGTACTTGAGTCCATATTCAAGGCGTTTGGACGGTCATTGCATACTGCGACCCGTCCGATTTCTCATATATCAGGCGCATTATCCACCAAGGGATGTTTATAG